A single genomic interval of Lewinellaceae bacterium harbors:
- a CDS encoding FAD-dependent oxidoreductase, giving the protein MKPTNIQDPEYFHKVVDCQYACPAHTPVPEYIRLIAAERYSDAYMINWESNVFPGILGRTCDRPCEPACRRGRVEDEPVAICRLKRVAADNKGEVKSRMPQAPSTKNGKKIALIGGGPASLTVARDLAPLGYEIHLYDEWNKGGGMMRTQIPSFRLPVEVLDEEVNYILDMGIHTHFNTFVQSMRSVVEQDYDAIFVGTGAPKGRDLELPGRAEAGKRVHIGIEWLASVAFEHTKSIGKKVIILGGGNTAMDCCRTSRRLGGEEVTVVVRSPFNTMKASPWEIEDAQREDIPIYNNMPPKEFVIDNGQLKGVIFEKVEAVFDAKGKRSLVPTGEPDVFIEADDVIIAIGQDNAFPWIERDLGIEFGRWDLPVLNKTTFQSTLPKVFFGGDAAFGPENVITAVAHGHQAAISIDLFCRGKDLWERPAPMTNLISQKMGIHEWMYDSAVVADERYAVPHADKKKTLSNRKVEVELGFDQVLGFKEAQRCLNCDVQTVFNTSRCIECDACMDICPTSCITFTTNGKEDDLRARLLAPADNESQDLYISDILKTGRIMVKDENVCLHCGLCAERCPTAAWDMQKFFYNVTKASSECLTPVHA; this is encoded by the coding sequence ATGAAGCCTACCAATATCCAGGATCCGGAATATTTCCACAAAGTGGTAGACTGTCAATATGCCTGTCCGGCCCACACTCCCGTTCCGGAATACATCCGTCTGATTGCTGCTGAACGTTATTCGGACGCCTATATGATCAACTGGGAATCCAATGTATTTCCTGGTATTCTGGGGCGCACCTGTGACCGTCCCTGCGAGCCGGCCTGCCGCCGGGGCCGGGTAGAAGACGAGCCGGTAGCCATCTGCCGGCTTAAACGAGTGGCAGCCGATAATAAAGGCGAGGTAAAATCACGGATGCCACAAGCTCCCTCTACTAAAAACGGCAAAAAAATAGCCTTGATCGGTGGTGGACCGGCCTCACTTACCGTTGCCCGCGACCTGGCCCCCTTGGGGTACGAGATTCACCTCTACGATGAGTGGAACAAAGGCGGGGGAATGATGCGGACGCAGATACCTTCTTTCCGCCTGCCGGTAGAAGTGCTGGACGAAGAAGTCAATTACATCCTGGATATGGGCATCCATACCCATTTCAACACCTTTGTTCAATCCATGCGCTCGGTTGTGGAGCAGGATTACGATGCCATTTTTGTAGGCACCGGTGCTCCCAAAGGCCGTGATCTGGAATTACCCGGACGCGCAGAGGCCGGGAAGCGGGTCCATATCGGAATTGAATGGCTGGCAAGTGTAGCTTTTGAACACACCAAATCCATTGGTAAAAAAGTAATCATCCTTGGCGGAGGAAATACAGCCATGGACTGTTGCCGAACTTCCCGTCGTCTGGGAGGCGAAGAGGTCACGGTCGTCGTGCGGAGCCCCTTCAACACGATGAAAGCCTCACCCTGGGAGATCGAAGATGCCCAAAGAGAAGACATCCCGATTTACAATAATATGCCCCCCAAAGAGTTTGTTATCGATAATGGCCAACTGAAAGGAGTCATCTTTGAAAAAGTGGAGGCGGTATTCGATGCCAAGGGAAAACGTTCACTGGTACCTACGGGAGAGCCCGATGTATTCATCGAAGCCGACGACGTGATCATTGCCATTGGCCAGGACAATGCATTTCCCTGGATCGAACGTGATCTGGGTATTGAATTCGGCAGGTGGGATCTGCCCGTTCTGAATAAAACCACCTTTCAGTCCACGCTTCCTAAAGTTTTCTTTGGGGGTGATGCAGCCTTTGGGCCGGAAAACGTGATCACGGCAGTTGCCCATGGACATCAGGCTGCCATATCCATCGATTTATTCTGCCGGGGAAAAGATTTATGGGAAAGGCCTGCCCCCATGACGAACCTGATCAGTCAGAAGATGGGGATCCATGAATGGATGTATGACAGTGCCGTCGTTGCCGACGAGCGCTATGCAGTACCCCATGCCGATAAAAAGAAAACACTTAGCAACCGAAAAGTGGAAGTCGAGCTTGGTTTTGACCAGGTGCTGGGCTTTAAGGAAGCTCAGCGCTGTCTGAACTGCGATGTCCAGACAGTATTCAACACTTCCAGATGCATCGAATGTGATGCCTGCATGGATATCTGTCCTACCTCGTGCATCACATTCACCACCAATGGAAAAGAAGATGACCTGCGTGCCCGGCTGTTAGCACCGGCTGACAACGAATCGCAGGATCTTTATATCTCCGATATCCTGAAGACAGGACGGATCATGGTCAAAGACGAAAATGTATGCCTGCATTGTGGTCTTTGCGCCGAAAGATGTCCCACCGCCGCCTGGGATATGCAAAAATTCTTCTATAACGTAACAAAAGCAAGCTCAGAATGTCTGACGCCAGTTCACGCGTAA
- a CDS encoding 2-oxoacid:acceptor oxidoreductase subunit alpha: MSDASSRVNDFVIRFANVNGTGSASANGLFAKAIYRMGIPVTPKNIFPSNIQGLPTWYEVRVSEKGYLGRSGIIDFVVAVNPQSLEEDIASVRPGGYILYDSSKPLHREMMRDDIHFLGIPMMTLAMKNFAQPREQQLLKNIIYVGALAALLDMDMDVLRGIVAQTFKSKEKLIGPNNLALSIGYNYSKENFKCPLDIRVETRDLIGDRILMEGNLASALGAIYGGASVMAWYPITPSTSVASAFEKYCKRLRKDPDTNQNRYAVIQAEDELAAIGMVIGASWNGARAFTATSGPGVSLMSEFIGLAYFAEVPAVIVNVQRGGPSTGMPTRTQQADLISSAYASHGDTKHIMLIPSTPTECFEMTAEALDLADRFQTVIFVMSDLDLGMNDHLTPDLKWDDNRKYDRGKVLNAEDLENMEKFGRYLDVDGDGIPYRTLPGTHPTKGSFFTRGTSRDEYARYTEKGDAYVRNVDRLVKKWQTAKSWVPKPEHFGNENQHNLGIIFFGTTYYAALEAMDLLQEEEIGVDALRLKSFPFPEEVQSFIDNHEEIFVIEQNRDAQMRTLLINELNVSPAKLIPILHYDGMPIPATDICAKIVAHLSVNALRNDSL, encoded by the coding sequence ATGTCTGACGCCAGTTCACGCGTAAATGATTTTGTCATTCGCTTTGCCAACGTAAATGGGACAGGATCAGCCAGCGCAAATGGTCTTTTTGCCAAGGCCATTTACCGCATGGGGATCCCGGTAACACCCAAGAATATCTTCCCGTCCAATATCCAGGGATTGCCCACCTGGTATGAGGTCCGGGTGAGTGAAAAAGGATACCTCGGACGCAGTGGTATCATCGATTTCGTCGTGGCAGTCAACCCGCAAAGCCTGGAAGAAGACATCGCTTCGGTCCGGCCGGGCGGATACATCCTTTACGACAGCTCGAAGCCGCTGCACCGGGAGATGATGCGTGACGATATCCATTTCCTGGGTATTCCGATGATGACCCTGGCGATGAAAAATTTCGCACAGCCACGCGAACAACAATTGCTGAAAAACATCATCTATGTAGGCGCGCTAGCTGCGCTGCTGGACATGGATATGGATGTCCTGCGGGGTATTGTGGCTCAAACCTTCAAGTCCAAAGAAAAATTGATCGGACCAAATAACCTGGCCCTGTCCATCGGATACAACTACTCAAAAGAGAACTTTAAATGCCCTCTGGATATCCGGGTCGAGACCCGTGATCTGATCGGAGATCGTATCCTGATGGAAGGCAATCTGGCCTCTGCTTTGGGAGCGATCTATGGAGGTGCTTCGGTTATGGCCTGGTATCCGATCACACCGTCGACCTCGGTCGCCAGTGCTTTTGAAAAATATTGCAAGCGACTGCGCAAGGATCCGGACACCAATCAAAACCGGTATGCGGTGATCCAGGCCGAAGACGAGCTGGCGGCGATCGGAATGGTGATCGGTGCATCCTGGAATGGTGCACGCGCATTCACGGCTACCAGCGGTCCGGGCGTCTCCCTGATGAGTGAATTCATCGGATTGGCTTATTTCGCTGAGGTTCCGGCTGTTATTGTCAATGTACAGCGCGGAGGGCCATCCACCGGTATGCCTACCCGCACTCAGCAAGCCGATTTGATCAGCTCCGCTTATGCATCCCATGGCGACACCAAACACATTATGCTCATTCCCAGCACCCCGACCGAGTGTTTTGAAATGACGGCCGAAGCATTGGATCTTGCCGATCGCTTCCAGACAGTCATCTTTGTCATGTCTGACCTGGACCTGGGCATGAACGACCACCTGACACCCGACCTTAAATGGGATGATAACCGAAAATACGACCGGGGGAAAGTTCTGAATGCCGAGGACCTGGAAAATATGGAAAAATTTGGCCGCTACCTGGACGTAGACGGTGATGGCATCCCATACCGCACCTTGCCGGGCACCCATCCGACCAAAGGCTCTTTCTTCACCCGTGGAACCTCACGGGACGAATATGCGCGTTACACCGAAAAAGGCGATGCCTATGTGCGTAACGTAGACCGGCTGGTCAAGAAGTGGCAGACGGCCAAGTCCTGGGTACCCAAACCGGAACATTTTGGCAACGAAAATCAACACAACCTGGGTATCATCTTCTTCGGCACGACCTACTACGCTGCCCTGGAAGCCATGGACCTGCTTCAGGAAGAAGAAATTGGTGTCGATGCTTTGCGTTTGAAGTCCTTTCCTTTCCCTGAGGAAGTACAGTCCTTCATCGACAATCATGAAGAAATTTTTGTGATCGAACAGAACCGCGATGCCCAAATGCGGACCTTGCTGATCAATGAACTGAATGTGTCGCCGGCCAAACTGATCCCGATCCTGCATTATGACGGTATGCCTATTCCTGCGACCGACATCTGTGCAAAAATTGTAGCACACTTATCCGTTAATGCCCTTAGAAACGATTCGCTATGA
- a CDS encoding 2-oxoacid:ferredoxin oxidoreductase subunit beta, which translates to MSYVKPVFSHPELPANKVGYRKRDYEGAISTLCAGCGHDSISGAIVQACYELSIEPHRLAKLSGIGCSSKTPTYFLSNSHGFNTVHGRMPSVATGATMANKDLLYMGVSGDGDSASIGMGQFVHVIRRNLNMVYIVMNNGCYGLTKGQDSATADFGSISKGGSQNHFHPIDLVGMALELRASFVARSFSGDKKQLVPLIKLALSHPGFAFIDVLSPCVTFNNNVGSTKSYEYIRDHMEYPTPPDYVPKAKEITVDYESGSGTVVTLHDGSTLRLDKLAVDHDPTNHLAALRRHQEAVANGEILTGLFYMNQESQTLHDLFNTVNAPLNALTERELVPGQAALEKINQSFR; encoded by the coding sequence ATGAGTTATGTAAAACCTGTATTCAGCCATCCTGAGCTTCCTGCTAACAAAGTTGGTTACCGCAAGCGGGACTATGAGGGTGCTATCTCTACCCTCTGTGCCGGATGTGGGCACGACTCCATCAGTGGAGCTATTGTCCAGGCTTGCTACGAACTGTCGATCGAACCTCATCGCCTGGCTAAATTGTCAGGGATAGGCTGTTCTTCAAAAACGCCAACGTATTTTCTCAGTAACTCGCATGGCTTTAACACAGTGCATGGTCGAATGCCCTCCGTAGCTACCGGTGCCACCATGGCAAACAAAGATTTGCTGTACATGGGCGTGTCCGGTGACGGCGACTCCGCCTCCATTGGTATGGGTCAGTTTGTACATGTGATCCGACGTAACCTCAACATGGTTTACATTGTCATGAACAATGGATGTTACGGCCTCACAAAAGGTCAGGATTCGGCAACGGCAGATTTTGGATCGATCAGTAAAGGAGGATCACAAAATCACTTCCACCCCATCGACCTGGTGGGTATGGCCCTGGAGCTGCGTGCAAGCTTTGTAGCACGGAGTTTTTCCGGTGACAAAAAACAGCTGGTCCCTCTGATCAAGCTGGCGTTAAGTCACCCCGGCTTTGCATTCATAGATGTGCTTTCTCCCTGCGTGACATTCAACAACAATGTTGGCTCGACCAAGTCTTACGAATACATCCGGGATCATATGGAGTACCCTACACCTCCGGATTATGTCCCCAAAGCGAAAGAGATCACAGTGGATTATGAATCAGGCAGCGGGACTGTGGTCACGCTCCATGACGGAAGCACCCTGCGCCTGGATAAACTGGCCGTAGACCACGATCCTACCAACCACCTTGCGGCACTACGTCGACATCAGGAAGCTGTCGCGAATGGTGAGATACTGACGGGATTATTTTATATGAATCAGGAGTCACAGACACTGCATGATCTTTTTAATACGGTTAACGCCCCATTAAACGCCCTGACGGAGCGCGAACTGGTGCCGGGTCAAGCCGCACTCGAGAAGATCAATCAGTCATTCCGGTAG
- a CDS encoding DinB family protein has translation MKKLILFCCMALVQLAQAQEHTFYTDLAGLVGRNQQQLVGLAQAFSEEQMNWRPAEGVRSTGEALLHVAASNYFFLMTMGAKIPEDVDVVNMEKITGKANIVDAVEKSFAFLNDQVTMGKEADLDEVIKLQFGDFTRRALLMLILEHSGEHKGQLIAYARSNGVTPPWSE, from the coding sequence ATGAAAAAACTCATTCTCTTTTGCTGCATGGCGCTCGTGCAATTGGCACAGGCCCAGGAACATACTTTTTACACCGACCTTGCCGGTTTGGTCGGACGCAATCAACAACAATTGGTTGGGCTGGCTCAGGCTTTCTCGGAAGAACAAATGAACTGGCGTCCTGCTGAAGGCGTCCGTTCTACCGGTGAAGCATTGCTGCATGTGGCTGCTTCCAATTACTTTTTCCTGATGACCATGGGCGCAAAAATTCCCGAAGACGTCGATGTCGTAAACATGGAGAAGATTACAGGCAAAGCGAATATCGTCGATGCCGTTGAAAAATCATTTGCATTTCTGAACGATCAGGTTACCATGGGTAAGGAAGCAGACCTGGACGAGGTGATCAAACTGCAGTTTGGCGATTTTACCCGCAGAGCCTTATTAATGCTTATCCTGGAGCATAGCGGCGAGCACAAGGGCCAACTCATCGCTTATGCCCGTTCGAATGGTGTGACACCACCCTGGAGTGAATAA
- a CDS encoding T9SS type A sorting domain-containing protein, translated as MRWFLLFLFISVFQASWAQQLSPMVISSTGTTLTGAFGSLEFTLGELAVQPLQQGNLLTQGFHQPQLATSTRVQNSAMEVTIYPNPFQSTLQIELENPEHLSCKLYNSLGVLVRQQSLPGSSATLDGSDLPPGMYYLELATLNGETSTIKLVKQ; from the coding sequence ATGAGATGGTTTTTACTTTTTCTTTTCATTAGCGTATTCCAGGCTTCATGGGCTCAGCAACTTTCTCCCATGGTTATCTCATCGACCGGAACCACGCTGACCGGAGCCTTTGGTTCACTGGAATTTACCCTGGGAGAACTTGCGGTTCAACCGCTCCAACAGGGAAATCTGCTTACTCAAGGCTTCCATCAGCCCCAGCTGGCCACCAGTACCAGGGTTCAAAACAGTGCCATGGAAGTGACTATCTATCCCAATCCATTTCAATCCACACTGCAAATAGAGCTCGAGAATCCGGAACACCTTTCCTGCAAATTGTATAATTCCCTTGGCGTGCTCGTACGTCAGCAGTCTTTGCCTGGCTCCTCTGCCACGCTGGATGGTTCTGATTTGCCCCCCGGCATGTATTATTTGGAACTCGCTACCTTAAATGGCGAGACCTCAACCATAAAACTCGTTAAGCAATGA
- a CDS encoding DUF481 domain-containing protein, giving the protein MRYIVLSLFLMIGGSIQAQLVNIEARRIQSDSNKVVFNLGLNGNYSNNDGTKLLLMSTNLLSSLKTKNLKGIFLLLGNFELSKSGEQEFANSWFGHFRYNHEFTPVVRGEVFVQLLNNSLLFIDLRNLVGVGPRFKLVNSKPFNLYLGTSYMHEWERSSRYDSRTQANRLSSYLSFTLKPGESGFQLTNTSYYQPNLAYVADYRFLDEMQFALAITKHVSLLYTMRYYFDSAAPDGGYQRTLNLTFGINFKW; this is encoded by the coding sequence ATGCGGTACATCGTCCTTTCACTTTTTCTGATGATTGGTGGCAGCATCCAGGCCCAACTCGTCAACATCGAAGCCCGGCGGATCCAATCCGATTCGAATAAGGTGGTCTTTAATCTGGGCCTCAACGGCAATTATTCGAACAACGACGGCACCAAACTATTATTGATGTCTACCAACCTGCTTTCCTCATTAAAGACCAAAAATCTGAAGGGGATCTTCCTGTTACTGGGCAACTTTGAATTATCCAAGTCCGGTGAGCAGGAATTTGCAAATAGCTGGTTTGGCCATTTTCGTTACAACCACGAGTTTACACCAGTTGTAAGGGGCGAAGTGTTCGTCCAACTATTGAATAACTCGCTGCTATTTATTGACTTGCGCAACCTGGTGGGTGTGGGTCCCCGCTTCAAGCTAGTCAATTCAAAACCGTTTAACCTGTACCTGGGTACATCCTATATGCATGAGTGGGAACGATCGTCACGCTACGATAGCCGCACGCAGGCGAACCGGTTAAGCTCCTATCTGTCCTTCACACTGAAACCGGGAGAGAGTGGTTTCCAGCTGACGAATACCTCATACTACCAACCCAACCTGGCATATGTTGCCGATTACCGGTTTCTGGACGAAATGCAGTTTGCCCTCGCCATCACCAAACATGTGAGCTTGCTCTATACCATGCGGTATTATTTTGACAGCGCTGCACCGGATGGTGGCTACCAGCGAACTTTAAACCTCACGTTCGGCATCAACTTCAAATGGTAG
- a CDS encoding sialidase: MMKKTLLYLSTVVFSLIAWSANSQTIDSTELKSLVFRHIGPFGNRISCTVGIPGDPLTYFAGAATGGIWKTVDGGIHWKPVFDDKPVHAIGALAVAPSDHEIVWAGTGEPFIRSNVSIGDGVWRSMDGGETWEHIGLDFPGRVSRIIIHPTNPDIVYVAALGHGYAPQKERGIYRTTDGGKTWELVLHVNDNTGASDLVMDPSNPRILFAGMWEFELRTWVRNSGGPGSGVFQSTDGGTTWQRLEGHGLPKGPLGKIALAMTPANPDRVYAQIETGDGVPMDGKPTDTGELWISDDKGKSWKMVNPNRDIGGRQAYYTRCAASPDNPHEVYFIAANWTKSIDDGRTLITPQDQPNWDHHDMWIDPLDGNRMIVAGDGGISVSQNRGESWLKKQLAVAQVYHVTTDTHVPYNVYTNRQDGPAMRGPSRSKAQGMLGPSSIPRGMWHDIGGGESGFATPDPVDPDIIWSSASGRGPLGGIVVRYNEKVRQYRDVEVWPEMTTGHPASDVKYRFQWTFPLLISPHDHNTIYVTSQVVHMTTNGGQSWTVISPDLTKNEPAKQKFSGGLTGDNINVEYGNVIYAFDESPARAGVLWAGTNDGLVQVSQDGGQHWTDVTSNIPGIPRDGVVRNIDASKWSAGKAYLTIEAHQVGDFKAYVYKTEDFGKKWTRITDGILQDNLNYTRCVREDPVRQGLLYLGTESMLYVSFDDGAHWQQLMTNMPHTPMYWIDIQEEFNDMVIGTYGRGIWILDDISALQELTPAIQKGKSHLFDVHDTYRFQPKTAIMPEFDDPSEGQDPPYGVSLNYWLNQDVKDSVHFKIINAAGDTVRTIHAAPKPGLNRLWWNLLDDPGKKLMMRTPPLYADWVPMGKDGTRPVHLGPASLLVPPGEYQVVMMVGDGTYHSNLKVMKDPDSEGTNADILAQHQLLTTIRTDLNEVVGLVNSMELVRVQLNDLKKYAGLHADKSAIAAAIQQLDSLATGLEGNWIQLKITGTGQDVVRWPAELAEQLDYLISGVSSVDFRPTDQHQLVATLLHEKTEKAKADFEQFKANQLSPFLQKLQDWGVGPISLPRD; this comes from the coding sequence ATGATGAAAAAAACTCTCCTTTATCTGAGCACCGTGGTGTTTAGTTTGATCGCCTGGTCAGCAAACAGCCAGACCATCGATTCCACGGAATTAAAGTCCTTGGTATTTCGCCATATCGGGCCATTCGGAAACCGTATTTCATGTACAGTCGGTATTCCGGGTGATCCATTGACCTATTTTGCAGGCGCCGCCACCGGAGGTATCTGGAAGACGGTAGACGGTGGTATCCACTGGAAGCCGGTCTTCGATGACAAACCGGTCCATGCCATTGGAGCATTGGCGGTTGCACCTTCGGACCACGAGATTGTCTGGGCCGGAACCGGTGAGCCCTTCATCCGGTCAAATGTTTCGATCGGTGACGGAGTGTGGCGGTCCATGGATGGTGGCGAAACCTGGGAACATATCGGACTTGATTTTCCCGGTCGTGTGAGCCGGATTATCATTCATCCCACTAACCCTGACATCGTCTATGTAGCAGCTTTGGGCCACGGGTATGCTCCGCAAAAGGAAAGAGGTATTTACCGCACGACCGATGGAGGCAAAACCTGGGAACTTGTGCTGCACGTCAATGACAATACCGGCGCTTCCGACCTGGTTATGGATCCTTCGAATCCCAGGATCCTGTTCGCAGGGATGTGGGAATTTGAACTGCGTACCTGGGTGCGCAATAGTGGCGGACCAGGAAGTGGTGTTTTCCAGTCGACCGATGGCGGAACCACCTGGCAACGCCTGGAAGGTCACGGACTACCTAAAGGCCCGCTTGGTAAAATAGCATTGGCGATGACACCAGCTAATCCTGACCGGGTTTATGCCCAGATCGAGACGGGTGATGGTGTACCGATGGATGGCAAGCCAACCGATACAGGGGAATTATGGATTTCGGACGACAAAGGCAAGAGCTGGAAAATGGTCAATCCTAACCGGGATATCGGAGGACGGCAAGCTTATTATACCCGCTGTGCCGCTTCCCCGGATAATCCCCATGAGGTCTACTTCATCGCAGCCAACTGGACAAAAAGTATTGATGATGGCCGCACGCTGATCACGCCGCAGGACCAACCCAACTGGGACCACCACGACATGTGGATCGACCCCTTGGATGGCAACCGGATGATCGTCGCCGGCGATGGCGGCATTTCTGTTTCCCAGAATCGTGGAGAATCCTGGCTTAAAAAGCAATTAGCCGTAGCCCAGGTTTACCACGTAACCACCGATACCCATGTGCCTTATAATGTTTACACCAACCGTCAGGATGGACCGGCCATGCGGGGACCCAGCCGTTCGAAAGCCCAGGGGATGTTAGGCCCCAGCTCCATTCCCCGCGGGATGTGGCACGACATCGGAGGAGGGGAAAGTGGTTTTGCTACGCCCGATCCGGTTGATCCCGATATCATCTGGTCGAGTGCTTCCGGCCGCGGACCTTTGGGTGGTATCGTCGTGCGCTACAATGAAAAAGTACGGCAGTACCGCGATGTGGAAGTGTGGCCTGAAATGACCACCGGTCATCCAGCCAGTGACGTGAAGTATCGTTTTCAGTGGACCTTCCCCCTTTTGATCTCCCCACACGATCACAACACCATTTATGTAACCAGCCAGGTGGTTCATATGACGACCAATGGTGGTCAAAGCTGGACCGTGATCAGCCCCGATCTGACCAAAAATGAACCCGCAAAACAGAAATTCTCCGGAGGATTGACGGGGGATAACATCAACGTCGAATATGGAAACGTCATTTATGCTTTTGATGAGTCGCCTGCTAGGGCCGGTGTACTCTGGGCTGGCACGAATGATGGTCTCGTTCAGGTAAGTCAGGACGGAGGACAGCATTGGACCGATGTCACTTCCAACATTCCCGGCATTCCGCGTGACGGGGTGGTCAGGAACATCGACGCTTCCAAATGGAGCGCCGGCAAAGCTTATCTGACCATTGAAGCCCATCAGGTCGGAGATTTCAAAGCCTATGTTTACAAGACAGAAGATTTTGGCAAGAAATGGACCCGGATCACCGATGGCATTCTACAGGACAACCTGAATTATACCCGGTGTGTGCGGGAAGACCCTGTTCGCCAGGGATTGTTGTATCTAGGTACCGAATCCATGCTTTATGTATCCTTTGATGATGGGGCGCATTGGCAACAATTGATGACCAATATGCCGCACACGCCGATGTATTGGATTGATATCCAGGAAGAATTTAACGATATGGTGATCGGAACGTATGGCCGCGGTATCTGGATCCTGGATGATATCTCCGCATTGCAGGAACTGACTCCGGCCATCCAGAAAGGCAAATCGCATTTGTTTGATGTACACGATACCTACCGTTTTCAGCCTAAAACGGCCATCATGCCGGAATTTGACGATCCTTCGGAAGGCCAGGATCCCCCCTATGGGGTCAGTCTGAATTACTGGCTGAACCAGGACGTCAAAGACTCGGTCCATTTTAAGATCATCAATGCAGCAGGCGATACCGTACGGACCATTCATGCAGCTCCCAAACCGGGACTTAACCGGTTATGGTGGAATTTACTGGATGACCCAGGAAAGAAACTCATGATGCGGACACCACCCTTATATGCCGACTGGGTGCCGATGGGTAAGGATGGCACCAGGCCAGTGCACCTCGGCCCTGCATCTCTGTTAGTGCCTCCGGGTGAATATCAGGTGGTCATGATGGTGGGGGACGGCACCTACCATTCTAATCTGAAAGTGATGAAGGATCCCGATTCCGAAGGGACCAATGCTGATATTTTGGCCCAGCATCAGCTTTTGACCACGATCCGTACCGATCTGAATGAAGTCGTTGGACTGGTTAATTCAATGGAGTTGGTCAGGGTACAGTTGAATGACCTGAAGAAATATGCCGGATTACACGCGGATAAGTCTGCTATTGCTGCAGCCATTCAGCAGCTTGACAGCCTGGCCACCGGGTTAGAAGGAAATTGGATCCAGTTGAAAATCACAGGTACCGGACAGGATGTTGTCCGCTGGCCTGCGGAACTGGCAGAACAGTTGGATTATCTGATCTCCGGGGTATCCTCCGTAGATTTTCGTCCGACCGACCAACATCAGCTGGTGGCGACGTTATTACATGAAAAGACGGAAAAAGCGAAAGCGGATTTTGAACAATTTAAAGCGAATCAACTCAGTCCGTTCCTGCAAAAACTGCAGGATTGGGGAGTAGGGCCGATTTCCCTTCCCCGGGATTGA
- a CDS encoding DUF2202 domain-containing protein, with product MLENLVYQLPEEPLSQAEIDGMSWMREEEKLARDVYSISNTLWNRQVFAHITTSEQSHMDGIGYLLEKYSLPDPITSDETGVFSDQALQSLFDSLKIASSLSLIAALETGAWIEELDILDLDEQIELADNQDILLVYENLQKGSRNHLRAFVRNLDMEGVTYQPQLLSEERYLAIINSAQETGID from the coding sequence TTGCTGGAAAACCTGGTCTATCAGTTGCCCGAAGAACCGCTGTCACAAGCGGAAATAGACGGAATGTCCTGGATGCGAGAAGAAGAAAAACTGGCACGCGATGTTTATTCCATCTCGAATACCCTCTGGAATCGCCAGGTATTCGCACACATCACCACCAGCGAACAGTCCCACATGGACGGGATTGGCTATCTGCTGGAGAAATACAGTTTGCCGGATCCCATTACGTCGGATGAAACCGGTGTCTTTTCGGATCAGGCCCTTCAATCGCTTTTCGACAGCCTGAAGATTGCCAGCAGCCTATCCTTAATTGCTGCACTGGAAACAGGAGCCTGGATCGAAGAACTGGATATTCTGGATCTGGATGAGCAGATTGAGCTTGCTGACAACCAGGATATTCTTTTGGTCTATGAAAACCTGCAAAAGGGATCGCGTAATCACCTTCGTGCTTTTGTCCGGAACCTGGATATGGAAGGTGTAACCTATCAGCCGCAACTTCTCTCTGAAGAAAGATACCTGGCCATCATTAACAGCGCACAGGAGACGGGTATTGATTAA
- the tnpA gene encoding IS200/IS605 family transposase: MPDTYSQIFLHFIFAVKDPEELIREDIRERVEQYMTRLIQGKKCRLMAIYCMPDHVHLLIQLHPTIAPALLVQVLKVETTNFINENRLTDNHFYWQHAYGCFSHSREELKRILAFIREQPQHHSAKNFREEYLELLTFYHIDYQDEYLFAFFE; encoded by the coding sequence ATGCCCGACACCTACTCGCAGATCTTCCTGCATTTCATTTTTGCAGTAAAAGACCCGGAAGAACTCATTCGCGAAGATATCCGTGAACGGGTAGAACAATACATGACTCGCCTTATCCAGGGTAAAAAATGCCGGCTTATGGCTATTTACTGCATGCCGGACCATGTGCACCTGCTCATTCAACTTCATCCAACAATAGCGCCGGCCTTACTGGTTCAGGTACTTAAAGTCGAAACCACCAATTTCATCAATGAAAACCGACTGACAGACAATCACTTTTACTGGCAACATGCTTATGGTTGCTTCTCACATTCAAGAGAAGAGCTTAAGCGGATACTCGCCTTCATCCGCGAACAGCCACAGCACCACAGCGCTAAGAATTTCCGGGAAGAATACCTGGAACTGCTGACGTTTTATCACATCGATTACCAGGACGAGTACTTGTTTGCCTTTTTTGAATGA